A genomic region of Octopus sinensis linkage group LG2, ASM634580v1, whole genome shotgun sequence contains the following coding sequences:
- the LOC115224419 gene encoding uncharacterized protein LOC115224419 yields MFKILALYGIPPTIVDAIRAQYTNTAATFISPDGETDSFEVEASVLQVDTLTAFLFIIVLDYVLRISLDNMEEKELFLKPRQSSRHCAQYSTDLDFADNLALISHCIKDAESLLQVLEKAANQVGLYYDESKTEFITTSAKLAELKSLNNISIKNVDGFKYLGSHIVDSQKDFHIRKALAWDPCNRLVKIWHSNLPPTLKVKIFRNTD; encoded by the coding sequence ATGTTTAAAATCCTTGCACTCTATGGTATTCCTCCCACGATTGTTGATGCTATCAGAGCACAGTACACAAACACCGCTGCCACATTTATATCTCCTGATGGAGAGACTGATTCCTTCGAAGTTGAAGCAAGTGTTCTGCAAGTTGATACACTCACTGCTTTCTTGTTCATCATTGTTCTCGACTATGTTCTACGCATTTCCCTAGACAATATGGAGGAAAAGGAACTTTTTTTGAAACCCCGCCAGAGCAGTCGGCATTGTGCACAATATTCAACTGATCTTGACTTTGCTGACAATCTTGCCTTGATATCCCATTGTATTAAAGATGCAGAATCTTTGTTACAGGTACTGGAAAAAGCAGCAAACCAGGTCGGCCTTTACTACGACGAGAGTAAGACGGAGTTTATCACGACTTCCGCCAAGTTAGCTGAACTTAAATCGCTCAATAATATATCAATCAAAAACGTTGACGGCTTCAAATATCTTGGATCACACATAGTAGACTCCCAAAAGGACTTTCACATCCGCAAAGCTCTTGCTTGGGATCCATGTAACAGACTTGTTAAGATCTGGCACTCAAACCTTCCACCTAcgttaaaagttaaaatatttagaaacactGATTGA